From Staphylococcus delphini, one genomic window encodes:
- a CDS encoding exotoxin beta-grasp domain-containing protein — translation MNHSTILKVSLAVGILTTGVGLQSHAAAFANEGDIQVINTQTKALKDYYSKTPLEDFKVTGHVQGNNKLNVITNAGISVLVSLDGSDLSKYTDAQKTYSNLDLFVVPEGTDRSAEIKSIGGITQSNKATYHDYVKKPNIEINRKNDWVTSSIHTNDFTINKEEVSLKELDFKLRKMLMKNYGLYQNDSNNGKIVIKIGDKDTDIMTLELNKKLQDHRMSDTVDVNKIQKITIDL, via the coding sequence ATGAATCATTCAACAATTTTAAAAGTTAGCTTGGCAGTAGGTATTTTAACAACAGGCGTTGGCCTACAAAGTCACGCAGCAGCATTCGCTAATGAAGGGGATATTCAAGTTATTAATACTCAAACGAAGGCGTTAAAAGATTATTACTCTAAAACCCCTTTGGAGGACTTCAAAGTTACTGGTCATGTACAGGGAAATAACAAACTTAATGTAATAACAAATGCCGGTATCTCAGTGCTTGTTTCATTAGACGGAAGTGACTTGTCAAAATACACTGATGCGCAAAAAACTTATTCTAATTTAGATCTTTTTGTAGTGCCAGAGGGAACAGATAGAAGTGCTGAGATTAAATCTATTGGCGGCATTACTCAATCAAATAAAGCTACATACCACGATTATGTGAAAAAACCTAACATCGAAATTAATAGAAAAAATGATTGGGTAACTTCAAGTATTCACACAAACGACTTTACTATAAACAAAGAAGAAGTGTCTTTAAAAGAATTAGACTTTAAACTTCGAAAAATGCTGATGAAAAATTATGGATTATACCAAAACGACTCAAACAACGGTAAAATTGTCATCAAAATTGGCGATAAAGATACAGACATCATGACTTTAGAGTTAAATAAAAAGTTACAAGATCACCGTATGAGCGACACGGTCGATGTCAATAAAATCCAAAAAATTACGATAGATCTTTAA
- a CDS encoding coagulase domain-containing protein: protein MKKKLLVLSASAVLASHFLVGGEASAIVTGEENPYKSKALSIKDQSYTSSYTTEQYKKSLEDLIYTLSIHGHEKYDEPEYAAAVKKYKQRYMAEMDAMNQFLQGEKVKRIKEKNNEPIPTAVVGLTYERYKSVFEELKKNKNDFEREIAELNEKHPELKPFNDEDQDRAEEQLNKLENQILMLGQTFTRQGDAISNLYNKLDMSIGYTDKERKEKKAINKRMLDRKVEDLETIIDEFFEEIDLARPQDIPILTAENENNHEVKNKLRKDAKEAKNNVNLRHPRALKQKAADESAHSSQPTVPQASGNSMAIEAPQTVKPQQPVYTETTVHTPMTAIPQMKTETTFEVPQGRNAQPLATLNSEQVSETVDAPKENVQEKPEQVEAPVLQQEQSDAPQQAPVETETITESNIVDIDESTTFQKSGYLYGLSESDTSGYTEREKRAIRRNHVREAESNMLTHIVIKTELRLNKK from the coding sequence ATGAAAAAGAAATTGCTTGTTTTATCGGCGAGTGCTGTTCTCGCTTCACACTTTTTAGTTGGCGGAGAAGCATCCGCTATCGTTACCGGGGAAGAAAATCCTTATAAATCAAAAGCATTATCTATTAAAGACCAAAGTTATACATCATCATATACAACGGAGCAATATAAAAAGAGCTTAGAAGACTTGATTTATACATTAAGTATTCATGGTCATGAAAAATATGATGAGCCAGAATATGCGGCGGCAGTTAAAAAATATAAGCAACGCTATATGGCTGAAATGGACGCCATGAACCAATTTTTACAAGGTGAAAAAGTAAAGAGAATAAAGGAAAAAAATAATGAACCTATTCCAACAGCTGTCGTAGGATTAACGTATGAAAGGTACAAGTCAGTTTTTGAAGAATTGAAAAAAAATAAAAACGACTTTGAAAGAGAAATCGCTGAGCTGAATGAAAAACACCCTGAGTTGAAACCATTCAATGACGAAGATCAAGATCGCGCAGAGGAACAATTAAATAAGTTAGAAAACCAAATTTTAATGTTAGGTCAAACCTTTACTAGACAAGGTGATGCAATATCTAATTTGTATAACAAACTCGATATGAGTATCGGTTATACAGATAAAGAGCGTAAAGAAAAGAAAGCAATTAACAAACGCATGTTAGATAGAAAAGTAGAAGACTTAGAAACAATTATTGATGAGTTTTTTGAAGAAATCGATTTGGCACGTCCTCAAGATATACCGATTTTGACAGCAGAAAATGAAAACAATCATGAAGTAAAAAATAAACTGAGAAAAGATGCAAAAGAAGCTAAAAATAACGTGAACTTAAGACACCCTAGAGCATTGAAACAGAAAGCTGCTGACGAATCAGCTCATTCTAGTCAGCCAACAGTTCCTCAAGCATCAGGCAATAGTATGGCAATTGAAGCGCCACAAACTGTCAAACCACAGCAACCTGTTTACACTGAAACAACAGTACATACACCCATGACTGCTATCCCACAAATGAAGACTGAGACGACATTTGAAGTCCCTCAAGGGCGTAATGCGCAACCTTTAGCAACTCTGAATAGCGAACAAGTATCTGAAACGGTAGACGCACCAAAAGAAAATGTACAAGAGAAACCTGAACAAGTCGAGGCACCTGTTTTACAACAAGAACAGTCTGACGCACCTCAACAAGCCCCTGTTGAAACTGAAACAATTACAGAAAGCAATATTGTTGATATTGATGAATCGACAACATTCCAAAAGTCAGGCTATTTGTACGGTTTGAGTGAAAGTGATACATCTGGTTACACGGAAAGAGAGAAACGCGCTATTCGACGTAACCATGTCAGAGAAGCTGAATCCAATATGTTGACACACATCGTTATCAAGACCGAATTGCGGCTCAACAAAAAGTGA
- the panD gene encoding aspartate 1-decarboxylase, with protein sequence MIRTMMNAKIHRARVTEANLNYVGSITIDQDILDAVDILPNEKVAIVNNNNGARLETYVIAGERGSGKICLNGAAARLVQVGDVVIIMTYAQLDETELKTHSPKVAVMNEHNEIVEMIHEKEDTVIL encoded by the coding sequence ATGATAAGAACTATGATGAACGCAAAAATTCATCGTGCACGTGTCACAGAAGCCAATTTGAACTATGTCGGTAGTATTACGATTGATCAAGACATTTTAGATGCAGTGGATATTTTGCCAAACGAAAAAGTAGCGATTGTAAATAATAATAACGGTGCACGTTTAGAAACATATGTCATTGCCGGTGAGCGCGGCAGTGGTAAAATTTGTTTAAATGGTGCAGCAGCGCGTCTCGTACAAGTTGGCGATGTCGTGATTATTATGACGTATGCGCAGTTGGATGAGACGGAGTTAAAAACACATTCCCCTAAAGTGGCAGTGATGAATGAGCATAATGAAATTGTAGAAATGATTCATGAGAAAGAAGATACGGTAATTCTTTAA
- the panB gene encoding 3-methyl-2-oxobutanoate hydroxymethyltransferase: MKRDGEKISMVTAYDYPSAKQVEEANIDMILVGDSLGMTVLGYESTVDVTLEDMLHHSRAVRRGAPNTFVVVDMPFGSVGIDAKTDIENAIRLYRESRGNALKVEGAHLTDFMTQATQMGIPIVAHLGLTPQSVGVLGYKMQGATKEAAQQLIEDAQAVERAGAIALVLEAIPSDLAQVISEKLTIPVIGIGAGKGTDGQVLVYHDMLNYGVDRHAKFVKQYCDLSIGIAALEKYNEEVKTGVFPSEAYTYKKQIMDEVDA, from the coding sequence ATGAAGCGTGACGGTGAAAAAATTTCAATGGTGACCGCTTATGATTACCCAAGTGCGAAACAAGTTGAAGAGGCCAATATCGATATGATTCTAGTGGGAGATTCACTAGGCATGACGGTATTAGGATATGAAAGCACAGTCGATGTAACACTTGAAGATATGTTGCATCATAGCCGTGCTGTTCGACGTGGTGCGCCCAATACGTTTGTTGTCGTTGATATGCCATTTGGTTCAGTAGGTATCGATGCTAAAACAGATATTGAAAATGCGATTCGTCTTTATAGAGAAAGTCGCGGAAATGCTTTAAAAGTAGAAGGTGCACATTTGACTGACTTTATGACACAAGCAACACAAATGGGCATTCCGATTGTCGCACATCTCGGTTTGACACCTCAAAGTGTTGGCGTGTTAGGTTATAAAATGCAAGGTGCAACGAAAGAAGCGGCACAACAGCTGATTGAAGATGCTCAAGCAGTTGAACGTGCAGGCGCGATCGCATTAGTACTTGAAGCGATTCCGAGTGATCTCGCCCAAGTCATTTCAGAAAAATTAACAATTCCAGTAATTGGTATCGGTGCAGGTAAAGGGACAGATGGCCAAGTGTTGGTTTATCACGATATGCTTAATTATGGCGTGGATCGTCATGCGAAATTCGTGAAACAGTACTGTGATCTCTCAATCGGTATCGCTGCGTTAGAAAAATATAATGAAGAAGTGAAAACAGGTGTATTTCCATCTGAAGCATACACTTATAAAAAGCAAATTATGGATGAGGTAGACGCATGA
- the panC gene encoding pantoate--beta-alanine ligase yields the protein MTQRITSIQEMQQLARQFHREGKSIGFVPTMGALHDGHLTMMRQSTEENDITVMSVFVNPLQFGPNEDFDAYPRQIDEDEAMVSQIGVDYVFYPAVEEMYPGEIGTHVTVGRLAKVLEGALRPGHFDGVVTVVNKLFNIVQPDVAYFGKKDAQQLAIVEQMVRDFNHPVRIVGVDIVREADGLAKSSRNVYLTAEERQEAVHLRQSLVLAQSLYDAGERESSVIINKVTQYLETHTSGQVQEVAVYSYPELREQAHIEGRIFISLAVKFTQARLIDNIIIGDETEK from the coding sequence ATGACACAACGTATAACATCAATTCAAGAAATGCAACAACTCGCAAGACAATTTCATCGTGAAGGCAAGTCAATCGGTTTTGTACCGACGATGGGAGCGTTACATGATGGTCATTTAACGATGATGCGTCAATCAACAGAAGAGAATGACATCACCGTGATGAGTGTCTTTGTTAACCCATTACAATTCGGTCCAAATGAAGATTTTGATGCCTATCCACGTCAAATTGATGAAGATGAGGCGATGGTCAGTCAAATCGGTGTGGATTACGTCTTTTATCCCGCAGTAGAAGAAATGTATCCAGGTGAAATCGGTACTCATGTAACAGTGGGACGTTTAGCAAAAGTATTAGAAGGTGCGCTACGTCCAGGTCATTTTGATGGTGTTGTGACAGTGGTGAATAAGTTATTTAACATTGTTCAACCAGATGTCGCATACTTTGGTAAAAAGGACGCCCAACAACTCGCAATCGTCGAACAAATGGTCCGCGATTTTAACCACCCCGTTAGAATTGTCGGTGTCGATATTGTGCGTGAAGCGGATGGATTGGCGAAAAGTTCAAGAAATGTTTATTTAACAGCGGAAGAACGACAAGAAGCCGTCCATTTGCGTCAAAGTTTAGTGCTCGCACAGTCGCTATATGATGCGGGTGAGCGTGAAAGTAGCGTCATTATTAATAAAGTGACACAATATTTAGAGACCCACACAAGCGGTCAAGTTCAAGAAGTTGCAGTATACAGTTACCCCGAATTAAGAGAGCAAGCACATATAGAAGGACGTATTTTTATATCATTAGCCGTGAAGTTTACCCAAGCACGGTTAATCGATAACATTATTATTGGAGATGAAACAGAGAAATGA